The following proteins come from a genomic window of Natronosalvus vescus:
- a CDS encoding DUF7563 family protein, producing the protein MPKCQNCDSFVTDAYARVFTPQGVDNPRVCPECTDKIRDGGSVRKARSPRNN; encoded by the coding sequence ATGCCGAAATGCCAGAACTGCGATTCTTTCGTGACGGATGCGTATGCGAGAGTATTCACCCCACAAGGTGTCGACAACCCCCGTGTCTGCCCGGAATGTACGGACAAGATCCGCGATGGCGGATCCGTTCGGAAGGCCCGCTCTCCACGGAACAACTAA
- a CDS encoding HVO_0416 family zinc finger protein: protein MASSPNGAGDDVFDQFLADRGHATERTGWKRDYNKKQCPDCGGLHDPAATTCTVCGWAPRP from the coding sequence ATGGCATCCTCACCCAACGGTGCCGGTGACGACGTTTTCGACCAGTTCCTCGCCGACCGCGGCCACGCGACCGAGCGAACAGGCTGGAAACGTGATTACAATAAAAAGCAGTGTCCGGACTGTGGCGGCCTTCACGACCCCGCAGCGACGACCTGCACCGTCTGTGGGTGGGCTCCCCGACCGTAA
- a CDS encoding UvrD-helicase domain-containing protein → MATTETDTTAGTHVTRLFGGPGSGKTTALLDHVEDILEDEDVTFRDILVVSYTRAAAQEIRERLADRLDESPRALQGNVCTMHAKAYDLLDLSRGDVIGEKDKEEFCEDYGIEYEDEYSGAGRRTARSTTIGNKIIATSQWLQRTRRDVADWYDVPFQWDVESVRLPPEIDPNAQEGNKYTPTWPSDDDRIDVPEAIRAWRNYKGQEGKIGFADMLERVKQRSLVPNVDYLIIDEFQDITTLQYDVYEEWKPHVKRVLIAGDDDQVVYSWQGADPALLLDEAVDEDIILPNSYRLPSNVLNAVNQEIRHIDVRQDKDLNPRKEGGLVEAYQNRSMLDLVRMVRQTLVEDEGTIMLLFRARYQMFQFIDEFITEGIPFTALTDQRMWTDRLTQYVRAIEALDAGDDVTGLQARRLADMLMDSAFGTNERDALFDEIDERQEEAGIDDLEELMIPASVIEDHAPFVPGPASASDMVRKVTNFQKKSIKAYFAIGTYEGMATDRVRVGTIHSAKGREADHVFVGTDLTEKVVEQMVATVDDPTDVPGVEEFTKTTSPVPVLTDNERRVFYVGMSRARERLVLLENLVDGAPTLPIDVLLNNRQTGADLEELIEQAQLPESERLAAEAEVEAP, encoded by the coding sequence ATGGCTACTACGGAGACGGACACGACGGCGGGGACACACGTCACCCGCCTGTTCGGCGGGCCTGGCAGCGGGAAGACCACGGCCCTCCTCGACCACGTCGAAGACATTCTCGAGGACGAAGACGTCACCTTCCGTGACATTCTCGTCGTCTCGTACACGCGAGCAGCCGCCCAGGAGATTCGCGAACGCCTCGCCGACCGCCTCGACGAGAGTCCGCGTGCGCTCCAGGGCAACGTCTGTACGATGCACGCGAAAGCGTACGACCTCCTCGATCTTTCCCGTGGCGACGTGATCGGCGAGAAGGACAAAGAGGAGTTCTGTGAGGACTACGGCATCGAGTACGAAGACGAGTACAGCGGGGCTGGCCGCCGAACGGCCCGCTCGACGACGATCGGGAACAAGATCATCGCCACGAGCCAGTGGCTCCAGCGCACCCGTCGAGACGTCGCCGACTGGTACGACGTACCCTTCCAGTGGGACGTGGAATCGGTTCGTCTCCCGCCGGAAATCGACCCCAACGCCCAGGAGGGCAACAAGTACACGCCGACGTGGCCCTCCGACGACGACCGGATCGACGTCCCCGAGGCGATTCGCGCCTGGCGCAACTACAAGGGCCAGGAAGGAAAGATCGGCTTCGCGGACATGCTCGAACGTGTGAAACAGCGCTCGCTCGTCCCGAACGTCGACTACCTCATCATCGACGAGTTCCAGGACATCACCACCCTGCAGTACGACGTCTACGAGGAGTGGAAACCCCACGTCAAGCGAGTGCTTATCGCCGGTGACGACGACCAGGTCGTCTACTCCTGGCAAGGTGCCGACCCGGCGCTGTTGCTCGATGAAGCAGTCGACGAGGACATCATCCTCCCCAACTCTTACCGACTGCCCTCGAACGTGTTGAATGCGGTAAACCAGGAGATTCGACACATCGACGTCCGCCAGGACAAAGATCTCAACCCGCGGAAAGAGGGTGGGCTCGTCGAGGCCTACCAGAACCGTTCGATGCTCGACTTGGTTCGGATGGTGCGCCAGACGCTCGTCGAAGATGAGGGGACGATCATGCTGTTGTTCCGCGCCCGGTACCAGATGTTCCAGTTCATCGACGAGTTCATCACCGAGGGGATCCCCTTCACTGCGCTGACCGACCAGCGGATGTGGACCGATCGGCTCACCCAGTACGTTCGGGCGATCGAAGCACTCGACGCGGGCGATGACGTCACTGGGCTCCAGGCTCGGCGTCTCGCTGACATGCTCATGGACTCCGCCTTTGGAACGAACGAGCGCGACGCGCTCTTCGACGAGATCGACGAACGGCAGGAGGAGGCGGGTATCGACGACCTCGAGGAACTCATGATTCCGGCCTCGGTCATCGAAGATCACGCCCCGTTCGTCCCCGGCCCGGCGTCAGCCTCTGACATGGTGCGAAAGGTGACGAACTTCCAGAAGAAGTCGATAAAGGCGTACTTCGCCATCGGAACCTACGAGGGAATGGCCACCGACCGCGTCCGCGTCGGCACCATCCACTCCGCGAAGGGTCGTGAGGCCGACCACGTCTTCGTCGGCACCGATCTCACCGAAAAGGTCGTCGAACAGATGGTCGCCACCGTCGACGACCCCACGGACGTCCCGGGCGTCGAGGAGTTCACCAAGACCACTTCGCCCGTCCCCGTCCTTACGGACAACGAACGACGTGTGTTCTACGTCGGGATGTCCCGTGCCCGCGAGCGCCTCGTCCTCCTCGAGAACCTCGTCGACGGTGCACCGACGCTGCCGATCGACGTCTTACTCAACAATCGACAGACAGGTGCCGACCTCGAGGAACTGATCGAACAGGCACAGTTGCCCGAGTCTGAGCGACTCGCGGCCGAGGCCGAAGTCGAAGCGCCGTGA
- a CDS encoding sulfatase family protein — translation MSDDRPNVLLIHCHDLGQYLGCYGVDIETPNIDDLAERGTLFENHFVTAPQCSPSRGSLMTGRYPHVNGLMGLAHGSWELHDDEYIMPQYFGDAGYETHLFGLQHITQDTDRLGYDYVHSEGNLYPGVSPAVHQANRARNVADVVTTFLERDAGDDPFFASVGFFELHRVEEENGRFGFEPDHYETDDPDDIRPLPYLPDRRGIRRDLGEMHGMVYAVDEAMRTIVDCLESTGLEEETVVIFTTEHGIAFPRAKGSCYDAGIEGVLIWAGPETVSGQRRTELITNVDVLPTLLEIGDIEVPGTVQLDGRSFRPLLTGVFDDDPDAYDPHERLFAEMTWHDMYNPVRAIRTEHYKYVRNFWHLPKVYLTKDCYASESGREVRERYGAPPRPYEELYDLYEDPQEADNVAFEPRYSEIRRDLSEQLHTWMKETNDPLLEEPIPPGDYGTIEAWPHQ, via the coding sequence ATGTCCGACGACCGACCAAACGTCCTGCTGATTCACTGCCACGACCTCGGGCAATACCTCGGCTGTTACGGCGTCGATATCGAGACACCGAACATCGACGACCTGGCCGAGCGAGGTACGCTCTTCGAGAATCACTTCGTGACGGCACCCCAGTGTTCACCCTCTCGAGGCAGTCTGATGACCGGCCGATATCCCCACGTCAATGGGCTCATGGGACTCGCCCACGGTAGCTGGGAGCTCCACGACGATGAGTACATCATGCCCCAGTACTTCGGCGATGCAGGCTACGAAACACACCTCTTCGGCCTCCAGCACATCACCCAGGACACCGACCGGCTGGGATACGATTACGTCCACTCCGAGGGGAACCTGTATCCGGGCGTCTCCCCGGCAGTTCACCAGGCCAATCGGGCCAGAAACGTCGCGGACGTCGTAACGACGTTCCTCGAGCGAGACGCCGGAGACGATCCGTTTTTCGCGAGCGTCGGCTTCTTCGAGTTACATCGAGTCGAGGAGGAGAACGGCCGGTTCGGATTCGAACCCGATCACTACGAGACCGACGACCCCGACGACATTCGCCCGCTTCCGTATCTCCCCGACAGACGGGGGATCAGACGTGATCTCGGAGAGATGCACGGAATGGTGTACGCCGTCGACGAAGCGATGAGGACGATCGTCGACTGCCTCGAATCGACCGGCCTCGAGGAGGAGACGGTCGTGATCTTCACGACCGAGCACGGTATCGCCTTCCCGCGAGCGAAGGGGTCGTGTTACGACGCCGGAATCGAGGGCGTTCTCATCTGGGCTGGGCCCGAAACCGTCTCCGGCCAGCGACGGACGGAGCTCATCACGAACGTCGACGTTCTCCCGACGCTGCTCGAGATCGGCGATATCGAGGTTCCTGGAACGGTGCAACTCGACGGGCGGAGTTTTCGCCCGCTATTGACCGGAGTATTCGACGACGATCCTGACGCCTACGACCCGCACGAGCGGCTGTTTGCGGAGATGACCTGGCACGACATGTACAATCCAGTCAGGGCGATCCGGACGGAACACTACAAGTACGTCAGGAACTTCTGGCACCTCCCGAAGGTGTACCTCACTAAAGACTGTTACGCGAGCGAATCCGGCCGCGAAGTGCGCGAACGCTACGGCGCGCCACCCCGACCCTACGAGGAGCTGTACGACCTCTACGAGGATCCCCAGGAAGCCGATAACGTCGCGTTCGAACCGCGCTATTCGGAGATCCGACGCGACCTCTCAGAACAGCTCCACACGTGGATGAAAGAGACCAACGATCCCTTGCTCGAGGAACCAATTCCACCTGGTGATTACGGAACGATCGAGGCCTGGCCACATCAGTGA
- the ubaA gene encoding SAMP-activating enzyme E1, which translates to MSDLRLDSTQLERYSRHVIMDEVGPEGQQRLLDGSVLVVGAGGLGSPAIQYLAAAGVGRLGIVDDDVVDRSNLQRQIIHADDDVGRRKVDSAAAFVHGLNPDVDVDKYPTRLSPENVADLVDPYDIVLDASDNFATRYLLNDYCVLTETPLSHGAIYRFEGQMTTFTNGAREPNPDETPCYRCLFPEAPEPGTVPDCATTGVLGVLPGTVGCIQATEVVKLLLETGEVLEGRLLLYDAMEMTFETVEMLPNPDCPVCGRDPAIDSIHDVSYDETCSITAD; encoded by the coding sequence ATGAGTGATCTCCGCCTCGATTCGACGCAACTCGAGCGCTACTCGAGACACGTCATTATGGACGAAGTTGGCCCCGAAGGACAGCAACGCCTGCTCGATGGCTCGGTACTCGTCGTCGGTGCCGGCGGCCTCGGATCGCCGGCGATCCAGTATCTGGCGGCAGCGGGCGTCGGCCGGCTCGGCATCGTCGACGACGACGTGGTCGACCGGTCGAACCTACAACGTCAGATCATCCACGCTGACGACGACGTCGGCCGGAGGAAAGTCGACAGCGCAGCGGCGTTCGTCCATGGCCTCAATCCGGACGTGGACGTTGATAAATACCCAACTCGCCTGTCGCCGGAGAACGTCGCCGACCTGGTCGATCCATACGATATCGTCCTCGACGCCAGCGACAACTTCGCGACCCGGTATCTACTCAACGATTACTGCGTCCTGACGGAGACGCCGCTATCACACGGCGCAATCTACCGATTCGAAGGGCAGATGACCACGTTCACGAACGGTGCTCGAGAACCGAATCCCGACGAGACCCCCTGTTATCGGTGTCTCTTCCCGGAAGCGCCCGAACCCGGTACGGTTCCCGACTGCGCCACGACCGGCGTTCTCGGCGTGCTTCCCGGAACCGTCGGCTGTATCCAAGCGACGGAAGTCGTCAAACTCCTCCTCGAGACGGGCGAGGTGCTCGAGGGGCGACTCCTGCTGTACGACGCGATGGAGATGACGTTCGAGACGGTCGAGATGCTCCCCAATCCGGACTGTCCGGTCTGTGGCAGAGATCCAGCTATCGACTCGATTCACGACGTCAGCTACGACGAAACCTGTTCGATCACAGCCGACTGA
- a CDS encoding peptidase M24, which translates to MTGRDSQPHQSDSTRSKGGLREHVSTGIEAALEERDASAFVHAGPPTDPDVRYCVLAADALTEFGSVIVDENDETVLENPCLAVAFDGNSWAIEAVSRRELAAGATHPASRLADTLEAGRRLLTPATIPHDAALYLERAGFDLASSGVLAQLRAAKTGFERHHLETAQWAVRAGLERAESMLERATVSDETSEDVDSVGSESETPQSVQRSLSLAGEPLTASRLREAIESAIAEAGARPVSTIISPSGAIPTSEPVVVAATAKTPTGYHGHLARTFVVAPAGGAERRAHVALTHAFRSIRSKLTADDHAVRALEADLEAEIRAFGFDESDSIDTRVSGIGLEPREYPLGGGDDTCIGSSLRVDAAVGTGDERVRLADVLCRTTDGAHWLVPTSRSLVPEK; encoded by the coding sequence GTGACCGGTCGGGATAGCCAGCCCCATCAGTCGGACTCTACTCGTTCAAAGGGTGGCCTTCGCGAACACGTCTCGACGGGGATCGAAGCCGCACTCGAGGAACGAGATGCCAGCGCGTTCGTTCACGCCGGCCCGCCCACCGATCCGGACGTTCGATACTGTGTGCTGGCTGCTGATGCTCTCACCGAATTCGGTTCCGTGATCGTCGACGAGAACGACGAGACGGTACTCGAGAACCCTTGCCTTGCGGTCGCTTTCGACGGCAACTCCTGGGCAATCGAGGCCGTCTCACGACGGGAACTCGCGGCGGGGGCTACGCACCCCGCCAGTCGACTTGCCGACACACTCGAAGCCGGTAGACGGCTGCTGACGCCCGCAACGATCCCACACGATGCCGCGTTGTATCTCGAGCGAGCGGGATTCGATCTCGCCTCGAGTGGTGTCCTCGCTCAGTTGCGGGCCGCAAAGACAGGGTTCGAGCGACACCATCTCGAGACCGCTCAGTGGGCCGTCCGCGCTGGCCTCGAGCGAGCGGAATCCATGCTCGAGCGAGCGACCGTTTCCGACGAAACGAGCGAGGACGTTGATTCAGTCGGCTCCGAGTCGGAAACACCACAATCGGTACAACGGTCGCTGTCGCTCGCGGGTGAGCCCCTGACCGCCTCGCGACTCCGAGAAGCGATCGAATCGGCAATCGCGGAGGCGGGTGCTCGACCGGTGTCGACGATCATCTCGCCATCCGGAGCGATTCCCACCAGCGAACCGGTCGTCGTCGCCGCCACTGCAAAAACGCCGACCGGCTACCACGGTCACCTCGCCCGCACGTTCGTCGTCGCACCGGCGGGTGGGGCCGAACGCCGCGCTCACGTCGCGCTCACCCACGCGTTTCGCTCGATCCGATCGAAGCTCACCGCCGACGACCACGCCGTGCGGGCGCTCGAGGCCGACCTCGAGGCCGAAATCCGTGCGTTCGGGTTCGACGAGTCGGATTCGATCGACACACGCGTGTCGGGTATCGGACTCGAGCCTCGTGAATATCCGCTCGGCGGCGGTGACGACACTTGCATCGGGTCGTCGCTACGCGTCGATGCCGCGGTGGGTACCGGGGACGAACGCGTTCGACTCGCCGACGTCCTGTGTCGAACGACCGATGGGGCGCACTGGCTCGTTCCAACCTCGCGGTCGCTGGTTCCGGAGAAGTAA
- a CDS encoding PaaI family thioesterase yields the protein MTESYDQIHAVLQGYIDENHEFLSWLGATVESVDDGRMTMAIPYDEKLTNTRPSNGDRRPDIHGGVAATLIDTVGGIVFHTDFDDPIDAGAATINLNVNYLRPATGDLEATARIIRAGSSVGVSEIMVESTTPDGETREVATGQGSYRLFRSARD from the coding sequence ATGACCGAGTCGTACGACCAGATTCACGCCGTCTTGCAGGGCTATATCGACGAGAATCACGAGTTTCTCTCCTGGCTCGGAGCGACCGTTGAATCGGTAGACGACGGACGGATGACCATGGCGATTCCGTACGACGAAAAGCTCACGAACACGCGACCGTCGAACGGCGACCGGCGACCCGATATCCACGGTGGTGTCGCCGCCACGCTCATCGACACGGTCGGCGGCATCGTGTTCCACACCGACTTCGACGATCCGATCGATGCTGGCGCAGCGACGATCAACCTCAACGTGAACTATCTGCGGCCAGCGACCGGCGATCTCGAGGCTACCGCCCGGATCATCAGAGCCGGGAGCAGCGTCGGCGTCAGCGAGATCATGGTCGAGAGCACGACCCCCGACGGCGAAACCAGAGAAGTCGCCACCGGACAGGGATCGTACCGGCTGTTCCGGTCAGCACGCGACTGA